A stretch of Ferroacidibacillus organovorans DNA encodes these proteins:
- a CDS encoding electron transfer flavoprotein subunit alpha/FixB family protein gives MDFSAYRGILIVVEQRAGTAKNVSWQLLGEAQRLAQKLDAPLMALVIGHEVEPLAREAIERGADRVYLCDAKELKDYRTRPYSRVCLHVIEQAKPEIVLMGATYTGRDLAGAIATHLPTGLTADCTQLDVDENRLLLASRPAFSEKMLATILCKQYKPQMATARAGVFMALPRDPSRSGEIVRISPQMNPDEIATEVLDFLREMGRVNLEDAEVIVAGGRGLGGPAPFALLKDLADALGGVVGASRVAVEAGWIDHDHQVGQTGTTVRPKLYIAVGISGAVQHLVGMQHSDVIVAINKDPDAPIFRVANFGIVGDLFEIVPALTKTVIARRGLPFSQSEKADKAVSGEAV, from the coding sequence ATGGATTTTTCTGCGTATCGCGGCATTTTGATTGTCGTCGAACAGCGCGCAGGAACCGCCAAGAACGTCTCGTGGCAGTTGCTTGGCGAGGCGCAGCGACTCGCACAAAAGCTTGACGCGCCACTGATGGCCCTGGTCATCGGGCATGAAGTCGAGCCGCTCGCACGCGAGGCGATTGAGCGTGGCGCCGATCGGGTGTATCTCTGTGACGCCAAAGAGCTAAAAGACTACCGCACGCGCCCGTACAGCAGGGTGTGTCTTCACGTCATCGAGCAGGCGAAGCCAGAGATTGTCTTGATGGGTGCGACGTATACAGGGCGCGATTTGGCCGGCGCCATTGCAACGCATCTGCCAACCGGGCTGACTGCGGATTGTACGCAGCTTGACGTGGATGAAAACCGTTTGCTGCTCGCCAGTCGGCCTGCATTCTCTGAGAAGATGCTCGCGACCATTTTATGCAAGCAGTATAAGCCGCAGATGGCGACGGCGCGCGCCGGTGTGTTCATGGCGCTGCCGCGCGATCCTTCGCGCAGCGGAGAGATTGTGCGCATTTCGCCCCAGATGAATCCAGACGAGATCGCGACAGAAGTGCTCGATTTCTTGCGCGAGATGGGCCGGGTCAACCTTGAAGATGCAGAGGTGATTGTCGCCGGCGGGCGAGGACTGGGGGGGCCTGCCCCTTTTGCGCTGCTAAAGGATCTTGCCGACGCGCTCGGCGGTGTCGTCGGCGCGTCACGCGTTGCCGTCGAGGCGGGATGGATCGATCACGACCACCAAGTGGGGCAAACGGGGACGACGGTTCGCCCGAAGCTCTACATCGCGGTGGGCATCTCAGGTGCGGTGCAGCATCTTGTCGGCATGCAGCATTCTGACGTGATCGTGGCGATCAACAAGGATCCTGACGCACCAATCTTTCGCGTGGCAAACTTTGGCATCGTCGGCGACTTGTTTGAAATCGTTCCCGC
- a CDS encoding electron transfer flavoprotein subunit beta/FixA family protein has product MHIVVCIKQVPDSREIRIDPVTNTLVRQGVPAIVNFYDLHGLEEALRLKDEMGARVTVVSMGPPSAEKALKQCIAMGADEAVLVSDRGFAGADTLATSYVVALTIKKVAQEMEPVDMVFCGKQTLDGDTGQVGPGVACRLDYDQLTYVEKVLDVDPVARTVTVHRHLEDGVEVVRTKLPVLMTALTNLNKPRRASLPGVLRAAKYKPIVWTTNDFPDIDRAKIGLRGSPTIVSKTWVPEPRTVNTEMIEAPDVRETVAVLVEKLWNTELPARLGW; this is encoded by the coding sequence ATGCACATCGTGGTTTGCATCAAACAGGTACCCGATAGTCGAGAGATTCGCATTGACCCAGTGACCAACACGCTTGTGCGCCAGGGCGTGCCTGCGATCGTGAATTTCTACGACCTGCACGGACTCGAAGAGGCGCTGCGCCTAAAAGATGAAATGGGCGCGCGCGTGACGGTTGTCTCGATGGGCCCGCCGTCTGCTGAAAAAGCGCTCAAGCAATGCATTGCGATGGGCGCAGATGAGGCTGTGCTCGTCTCGGACCGCGGTTTTGCAGGGGCGGATACGCTGGCCACTTCGTATGTGGTGGCGCTCACCATAAAAAAGGTGGCGCAAGAGATGGAACCGGTGGATATGGTCTTTTGCGGGAAGCAAACACTTGACGGCGATACCGGGCAGGTGGGGCCGGGGGTCGCGTGCCGGCTTGACTACGATCAGTTGACGTATGTAGAAAAGGTGCTTGACGTCGATCCCGTCGCGCGCACGGTCACGGTCCATCGCCATTTGGAGGATGGGGTCGAGGTCGTGCGCACCAAGCTTCCCGTTTTGATGACAGCGCTTACAAATCTGAACAAACCGCGCAGGGCGAGTCTCCCAGGTGTCCTGCGCGCCGCGAAATACAAACCGATCGTCTGGACCACCAATGACTTTCCCGATATTGATCGCGCAAAGATTGGCTTGCGCGGATCGCCGACGATCGTGAGCAAGACGTGGGTTCCTGAACCGCGCACGGTCAACACAGAAATGATCGAGGCGCCAGACGTGCGTGAGACGGTGGCGGTGCTTGTTGAAAAACTCTGGAACACAGAGTTGCCGGCGCGCTTGGGCTGGTGA